A genomic region of Deinococcus metalli contains the following coding sequences:
- a CDS encoding TetR/AcrR family transcriptional regulator → MATPDLLNDATQALNHDRTLTQAGLASTLGIGRATLHRHYPTRDALIHAIAEEALTLTERALHAAQPDEGPALEALDRVTLALLPLGHRYHFLLTEPTLDRDPDLQPRGAALEASLHALLTRARDDGTLRADVPAAWYLETYGMLLWATWNAVHAGHLARLDAPRVLRLTFIEGLGSRP, encoded by the coding sequence ATGGCGACCCCCGACCTGCTGAACGATGCCACCCAGGCCCTCAACCACGACCGTACCCTCACCCAAGCTGGCCTCGCCAGCACTCTCGGTATTGGCCGGGCCACCCTCCACCGCCACTACCCCACCCGCGACGCCCTGATCCACGCCATTGCCGAGGAGGCCCTCACGCTCACCGAACGAGCCCTCCACGCCGCCCAGCCCGACGAGGGCCCGGCGCTCGAGGCCCTGGACCGGGTGACCCTTGCACTCCTTCCCCTCGGCCACCGCTACCACTTTCTCCTCACCGAACCCACCCTCGACCGGGACCCCGACCTCCAGCCCCGCGGCGCCGCACTGGAAGCCTCCCTCCACGCCCTCCTGACCCGTGCGCGGGATGACGGCACGTTGCGCGCCGACGTGCCCGCCGCGTGGTACCTCGAAACCTACGGCATGCTCCTCTGGGCCACGTGGAACGCCGTCCACGCCGGCCACCTGGCCCGGCTGGACGCCCCGCGCGTCCTGCGCTTGACCTTTATCGAGGGGCTGGGGAGCCGGCCATGA
- a CDS encoding VOC family protein, with product MPSSRAMALLKVDCLQIPVPDLDAGLRFYRDQLGHDLIWRTASAAGLRLPETDTELVLQTQRPELEVNLLVSSVDSAIATIVQAGGSVAEPPFDLQVGRGAVVQDPWGNRLVILDLSKGLLSTDDHGNVIESADPWSPAPPYD from the coding sequence ATGCCCTCCTCGCGCGCAATGGCCCTGCTCAAGGTGGACTGCCTCCAGATTCCTGTTCCGGATCTGGACGCGGGTCTGCGCTTCTACCGCGACCAGTTGGGGCATGACCTGATCTGGCGAACGGCGAGCGCCGCAGGCTTACGACTGCCCGAGACAGACACCGAGCTGGTGCTCCAGACCCAGCGGCCGGAACTGGAGGTGAACCTTCTGGTGTCATCGGTGGACAGCGCCATTGCAACCATCGTGCAGGCGGGCGGGAGCGTCGCTGAGCCGCCCTTCGATCTTCAGGTGGGCCGCGGCGCCGTCGTGCAGGACCCCTGGGGGAACCGGCTGGTCATCCTGGACCTGAGCAAGGGCCTGCTGTCCACGGATGACCACGGCAACGTGATCGAGTCCGCAGACCCCTGGAGCCCGGCGCCGCCCTATGATTGA
- a CDS encoding phosphotransferase, with product MIPLPSDVDFASAVTVIRAALPQFGHLDITLLGEGSDHLALDVGGQYVVRVARRGEAAAAVHTEARLLAWLAPQLSLAVPASTVLGDARLNARVTVAGYPLLPGVPALLAPLQNDQVLAGASTLGTFLKQVHGAGVDDARALGLPDDDDPLLEEWARSAVDDLSVSITGGGLAEAARSHWEHYLRTPPAPAHGVRCVIHGDFAAEHVLTDDRGRPTGVIDWSDAAVGDPARDLAGLLHWGGEALLQAALPRYGPVDDACLRRAHWFAACRAVGDVAYGLAHERREYVQAGQQALTWVSRT from the coding sequence GTGATCCCGCTGCCGAGCGATGTCGACTTCGCGAGCGCCGTCACCGTCATCCGCGCGGCGCTCCCCCAGTTCGGCCACCTTGACATCACCCTTCTGGGTGAAGGCAGCGACCACCTTGCCCTGGACGTGGGCGGCCAGTACGTCGTCCGCGTGGCACGGCGGGGTGAGGCGGCTGCCGCCGTCCACACGGAAGCCAGACTGCTGGCGTGGCTCGCGCCGCAGCTCTCCCTCGCTGTTCCCGCTTCCACCGTGCTCGGTGACGCGCGACTGAACGCCCGTGTGACGGTTGCCGGGTACCCGCTGCTTCCCGGCGTTCCGGCACTGCTCGCTCCACTCCAGAACGACCAGGTCCTCGCAGGAGCGTCCACACTGGGGACGTTCCTGAAGCAGGTGCACGGCGCGGGGGTCGACGATGCCCGCGCGCTGGGGCTTCCGGACGACGACGACCCTCTGCTGGAGGAGTGGGCCCGGTCAGCGGTCGATGACCTGTCCGTGTCCATCACCGGCGGCGGACTTGCTGAAGCGGCCAGGAGCCACTGGGAACACTACCTGCGCACTCCCCCTGCTCCTGCGCACGGCGTTCGCTGCGTCATCCACGGTGACTTTGCCGCTGAGCATGTCCTGACCGACGATCGGGGTCGACCGACGGGGGTGATCGACTGGAGTGACGCCGCGGTGGGGGACCCAGCCCGTGACCTGGCTGGCCTGCTGCACTGGGGTGGGGAGGCCCTGCTGCAGGCTGCCCTCCCCAGGTACGGACCCGTGGATGACGCGTGCCTTCGGCGGGCGCACTGGTTCGCGGCGTGCCGGGCGGTGGGTGACGTTGCTTACGGCCTCGCACACGAGCGCCGCGAGTACGTTCAGGCGGGCCAGCAGGCGTTGACCTGGGTGTCCCGGACGTGA
- a CDS encoding putative bifunctional diguanylate cyclase/phosphodiesterase yields MTLRQSRPTTIPAGEALRLDALDRLDILDSVPEPQFDRIVELAAQYFDTPGALITFLDHKRQWVKAAYGMAHPEVPRNESYCTHTIAQDNVLVIQDAACDPRTRDHVGALGTEQARFYAGAPLVTPDGFKVGALCVLDTRPRDFGHKDERALTLLATLVMDELALRQATDRLGRLALHDSLTGLPNRLQFRQLLGQALTHAQHAGERLVLGLLDLDRFKLVNDTLGHAAGDHLLQLAAERLRHVTSTGDIVARMGGDEFTVLLADVTAAGDAERVAERICRAFQEPFVLEGHEVYVPCSLGLSGGEPATHDVATLLRHADQAMYRAKRTGGGYAVFNAQLDDLPVQDVELLAALHHAIPRGELELHFQPVVDAGTTSVVGHEALLRWRRPSGLVPPTDFIALAETAGLIVPIGRWVLGKAADAVRRGVLKRVSINVSGLELQQPDYVPALARVLADTGIHPHSLVLELTESTLLDPHRLTTVLEDIAQLGVAVALDDFGTGYSSLTALASLPIQLLKIDRSFIAPLEARGPAGARAFKALRGMVMVADAYGLPTVAEGVETSVQAELLREVGCTYLQGYLFGRPAPLEWPGSGDDREIGRPQSGPVAAVACT; encoded by the coding sequence ATGACTCTCCGCCAGAGCAGGCCGACGACCATCCCGGCGGGCGAAGCGTTGCGGCTGGACGCCCTGGACAGGCTCGACATCCTCGATTCTGTGCCCGAACCTCAATTCGACCGGATCGTTGAACTGGCCGCGCAGTACTTCGATACGCCTGGCGCCCTGATCACTTTTCTGGACCACAAGCGTCAATGGGTGAAAGCCGCCTACGGTATGGCACACCCCGAGGTGCCACGAAACGAGTCCTACTGCACCCACACCATTGCCCAGGACAACGTCCTGGTGATCCAGGATGCTGCCTGTGATCCGCGCACCCGAGACCACGTAGGCGCACTCGGCACCGAACAGGCCCGGTTCTACGCAGGAGCGCCGCTCGTCACTCCCGACGGCTTCAAGGTCGGCGCGCTCTGTGTCCTCGACACCCGACCACGGGACTTCGGCCACAAGGACGAACGGGCCCTCACGTTGCTCGCGACGCTCGTCATGGACGAACTCGCGCTGCGCCAGGCCACAGATCGTCTCGGCCGCCTGGCCCTGCACGACAGTCTGACAGGCCTGCCCAACCGACTCCAGTTCCGGCAACTGCTCGGCCAGGCGTTGACCCATGCCCAGCACGCCGGCGAGCGCCTGGTGCTTGGACTGCTGGACCTCGACCGGTTCAAGCTGGTGAACGACACGCTCGGTCACGCCGCGGGAGATCACCTCCTGCAACTGGCCGCCGAGCGTCTCAGGCACGTGACGTCCACGGGCGACATTGTGGCCCGCATGGGCGGTGACGAGTTCACGGTGCTGCTCGCCGATGTCACGGCAGCAGGTGACGCGGAACGCGTCGCTGAGCGCATCTGCCGGGCATTTCAGGAGCCGTTCGTTCTGGAAGGGCATGAGGTGTACGTGCCGTGCAGCCTGGGGCTGAGCGGTGGTGAACCGGCGACGCATGACGTCGCCACGCTGCTCAGGCACGCGGATCAGGCCATGTACCGGGCCAAGCGCACCGGCGGCGGATACGCGGTGTTCAACGCGCAGCTCGATGACCTGCCCGTTCAGGATGTGGAACTGCTCGCAGCGCTTCATCACGCCATCCCCCGCGGGGAACTTGAACTCCACTTTCAGCCCGTCGTCGACGCGGGCACGACGTCGGTCGTGGGCCATGAAGCGCTGCTGCGCTGGAGGCGGCCGTCCGGGCTGGTCCCGCCCACGGACTTCATCGCCCTGGCGGAAACGGCCGGGCTGATCGTCCCAATTGGCCGGTGGGTGTTGGGCAAGGCCGCCGACGCGGTGCGGCGCGGCGTCCTCAAACGCGTATCGATCAATGTCAGTGGCCTTGAGCTTCAGCAGCCGGACTACGTCCCGGCGCTCGCCCGCGTGCTGGCCGACACGGGCATCCATCCCCACAGCCTCGTCCTGGAGTTGACGGAAAGCACTCTGCTGGATCCACACCGGTTGACCACCGTCCTGGAAGACATTGCGCAGCTGGGCGTCGCTGTGGCGCTCGACGATTTTGGCACCGGCTACAGCAGCCTGACGGCCCTGGCGAGCCTGCCGATTCAGCTGCTCAAGATCGACCGGAGTTTTATCGCCCCGCTTGAAGCGCGTGGCCCGGCGGGAGCGCGCGCCTTCAAGGCGCTGCGGGGCATGGTGATGGTGGCCGACGCCTACGGACTGCCGACGGTGGCCGAGGGCGTGGAAACCAGCGTGCAGGCCGAACTGTTGCGTGAGGTGGGATGCACCTACCTGCAGGGATATCTGTTCGGCCGCCCAGCGCCCCTGGAGTGGCCGGGTTCGGGTGATGACCGGGAGATCGGCCGACCACAGAGCGGACCTGTGGCCGCGGTGGCCTGCACCTGA
- a CDS encoding DHA2 family efflux MFS transporter permease subunit, which produces MTPAEAGHPGRWWALAVACLALFVVTLDNLILNVALPTLARVFGTSASTTLWMVEAYSLMFAALLLTGGALTDRLGIRAALLWGLGLFGLASLAGAFAPNAALLIAARAAMGVGGALIMPGTLGLIKHLFDDRERPLAIGLWGATSSVGVAAGPLLGGYLLEHASWGAIFLVNVPIVVLGLLAAPVLIPVTQARRRTPVDVVGTLLSLCGIGGVVLGIIEGPKWGWTSPATLAVVLGGLALLLAFVGWERRTPHPMLDLRLFTRPAFRGGSVAVAVAFIAMAGFALILTQYFQYVLNYTPFQAGAATLPLAVTVLIASVLAGPLTTRLGTRAVVTGGLGLTALGLVLFTMLTPAVGYLPVALVVSLVAAGIGLAYTAATAAVLSAAPAEHAGSASSVNETAVELGNVLGVAVLGSALGAGYTSALRDLPAAWRAARESFAQAQSVAATAGADGGALLERARSAFLTGVDVTLGIGAVLALLGAVLAFTQLNRTAR; this is translated from the coding sequence ATGACCCCTGCTGAGGCCGGACACCCTGGCCGCTGGTGGGCGCTCGCGGTTGCCTGCCTCGCCCTGTTCGTCGTGACGCTGGACAACCTCATTCTCAATGTGGCGCTGCCCACCCTGGCCCGCGTGTTTGGCACCAGCGCCAGCACCACCCTGTGGATGGTCGAAGCGTACTCCCTGATGTTTGCCGCCCTGCTGCTCACCGGCGGCGCCCTGACGGACCGGCTCGGCATCCGCGCCGCCCTGCTGTGGGGCCTGGGCCTCTTCGGGCTCGCGTCACTGGCCGGCGCATTCGCGCCGAATGCCGCGCTCCTGATCGCGGCGCGCGCCGCGATGGGGGTGGGTGGAGCGCTGATCATGCCCGGCACCCTGGGCCTCATCAAGCACCTCTTCGACGACCGTGAGCGCCCCCTCGCCATTGGCCTCTGGGGCGCCACCAGCAGCGTGGGGGTCGCCGCCGGCCCCCTCCTGGGCGGTTACCTCCTGGAACACGCGTCCTGGGGGGCAATTTTTCTCGTCAACGTGCCGATCGTTGTTCTTGGCCTCCTGGCGGCCCCCGTCCTGATCCCGGTCACCCAGGCCCGCCGACGCACGCCCGTTGACGTGGTGGGCACCCTGCTGTCTCTTTGCGGCATCGGTGGGGTCGTGTTGGGCATCATCGAAGGACCCAAGTGGGGCTGGACCAGCCCTGCCACCCTCGCCGTCGTGCTCGGCGGCCTCGCGCTCCTGCTGGCGTTCGTGGGCTGGGAACGCCGGACCCCGCACCCGATGCTGGACCTTCGGCTCTTCACCCGGCCCGCCTTCCGGGGCGGCAGCGTGGCTGTGGCGGTCGCGTTCATCGCCATGGCCGGCTTCGCGCTGATCCTCACGCAGTACTTCCAGTACGTGCTGAACTACACGCCCTTCCAGGCGGGCGCGGCGACCCTGCCGCTGGCGGTGACGGTACTGATCGCCAGCGTCCTGGCTGGGCCACTGACGACGCGCTTGGGGACACGGGCTGTGGTCACCGGCGGGCTGGGGCTCACCGCCCTGGGGCTCGTTCTGTTCACCATGCTGACGCCAGCCGTGGGCTACCTGCCCGTGGCGCTCGTGGTGAGCCTCGTGGCGGCCGGGATTGGCCTGGCTTACACCGCCGCAACGGCGGCGGTGCTGTCTGCGGCCCCGGCCGAGCACGCGGGGAGTGCGTCCAGCGTGAACGAGACGGCCGTCGAACTGGGGAACGTCCTCGGTGTTGCGGTGCTGGGCAGTGCCCTGGGTGCCGGATACACCAGCGCCCTCCGGGATCTGCCGGCAGCGTGGCGGGCCGCGCGGGAAAGTTTTGCCCAGGCGCAATCCGTGGCCGCGACGGCCGGAGCGGATGGCGGCGCTCTCCTGGAGCGGGCGCGAAGTGCCTTCCTCACGGGCGTGGACGTCACGCTGGGGATCGGAGCGGTCCTGGCGCTTCTCGGCGCGGTGCTGGCCTTCACCCAGTTGAATCGGACGGCGAGATGA
- a CDS encoding phosphotransferase: MGQLIYPSTGEEALDDLEIALSGGSHSKVVRIGQTVRRLSRDRAISVSVFDLLTHIGQAGFSGAPRALGFDDQGREILSFVEGEVAAPLRPGQLGGGDLPHHVWHDDVLVHLGKLIRSYHDAAANFPWEGRTWLLETRQPVETICHNEVFPWNTVFRDGVPVAFIDWDTAAPGPRACDLGLIACVWVPFWPDAVCQLAGLPTGVAEKARRFRLLLDAYGLESGVDVIQAGIERMQGLLDHVRRLVTEGSEWEVEMDRRGAVDELAGNIRWTEEHAAALAGG, translated from the coding sequence GTGGGTCAGCTGATCTACCCGTCAACAGGAGAAGAGGCGTTGGATGACCTTGAAATTGCCCTCAGCGGTGGTTCTCACTCGAAGGTTGTGCGGATAGGCCAGACCGTCCGGCGCCTGAGCCGGGACCGGGCTATCTCCGTGTCCGTGTTCGATCTGCTGACGCATATAGGGCAGGCCGGGTTCAGCGGCGCTCCTCGTGCCCTGGGATTTGACGATCAGGGGCGGGAGATCCTGTCGTTTGTCGAGGGTGAGGTCGCCGCACCGCTCCGGCCCGGTCAGCTCGGAGGGGGTGACCTCCCACACCATGTCTGGCACGACGACGTGCTCGTCCACCTCGGCAAGCTCATCCGGTCATACCACGATGCCGCAGCGAACTTCCCGTGGGAGGGAAGGACATGGTTGCTTGAGACCCGCCAGCCAGTCGAGACGATCTGCCACAACGAGGTGTTCCCGTGGAACACGGTCTTTCGGGACGGCGTCCCAGTCGCGTTCATCGACTGGGATACGGCCGCACCGGGTCCGCGTGCATGCGACCTTGGGCTCATTGCCTGCGTGTGGGTGCCGTTCTGGCCGGATGCGGTGTGTCAGCTTGCCGGGCTGCCGACCGGCGTGGCCGAGAAGGCCCGTCGGTTCCGGTTGCTGCTCGATGCGTATGGGCTCGAGTCGGGCGTGGATGTGATTCAGGCGGGCATCGAGCGAATGCAGGGCTTGTTGGATCACGTCCGCCGACTCGTCACTGAGGGCTCCGAGTGGGAAGTGGAGATGGACCGGCGAGGGGCGGTGGACGAACTGGCTGGAAACATCAGATGGACTGAAGAACACGCGGCCGCACTTGCCGGTGGGTGA